The Rhineura floridana isolate rRhiFlo1 chromosome 10, rRhiFlo1.hap2, whole genome shotgun sequence genome includes a region encoding these proteins:
- the HOXA13 gene encoding homeobox protein Hox-A13, whose protein sequence is MTASVLLHPRWIEPVMFLYENSLEEINKNMEAGFHAAAAAAGTNFAAANQCRNLMAHPASLAAPGSAAAYTSSEAPATGMAEPGAAVKQCSPCSAAVQSSSGPAALPYGYFGSSYFPCRMSHHNAALKSCAQPASSFADKYMDTSVAAAAAAAGEDFTSRAKEFAFYQGYAAGPYQPVPGYLDMPVVPTLGGPGESRHDSMLPMEGYQPWTITNGWNGQVYCPKEQNQPPHLWKSTLPDVVSHPSDANSYRRGRKKRVPYTKVQLKELEREYATNKFITKDKRRRISATTNLSERQVTIWFQNRRVKEKKVINKLKTTS, encoded by the exons ATGACAGCCTCCGTGCTCCTCCATCCCCGCTGGATCGAGCCCGTCATGTTCCTCTACGAAAACAGCCTGGAGGAGATCAACAAGAACATGGAAGCCGGTTTccacgcggcggcggcggctgcaggCACCAACTTCGCCGCGGCCAACCAGTGCCGGAACCTGATGGCTCACCCAGCCTCGCTGGCCGCTCCGGGCAGCGCCGCAGCCTACACGTCCAGCGAGGCGCCGGCGACCGGCATGGCAGAGCCCGGGGCAGCTGTCAAGCAATGCAGCCCCTGCTCGGCCGCCGTGCAGAGCTCCTCGGGCCCCGCCGCCCTGCCCTACGGCTACTTCGGCAGCAGCTACTTCCCGTGCCGCATGAGCCACCACAACGCCGCCCTCAAATCCTGCGCCCAGCCCGCCTCATCCTTCGCTGACAAATACATGGACACGTCGGtggccgccgccgctgccgccgccggcgAAGACTTCACTTCCCGCGCCAAGGAGTTCGCTTTCTACCAGGGCTACGCCGCCGGACCGTACCAGCCTGTGCCGGGCTACCTGGATATGCCCGTGGTGCCCACCCTCGGAGGCCCTGGAGAGTCCAGGCACGACTCTATGCTGCCCATGGAAGGCTACCAGCCGTGGACCATCACCAATGGCTGGAATGGGCAAGTCTATTGCCCCAAGGAGCAGAACCAGCCGCCGCATCTCTGGAAATCCACTCTCCCGG ATGTGGTTTCGCATCCTTCAGATGCCAACTCCTACAGGCGTGGGAGAAAGAAGCGAGTGCCTTATACCAAAGTTCAGCTAAAAGAACTTGAAAGGGAATATGCTACAAATAAATTCATTACCAAGGACAAGCGAAGAAGGATATCAGCCACTACAAACCTCTCAGAGAGGCAGGTCACAATCTGGTTCCAAAACAGAAgagtgaaagaaaaaaaagtcatcaACAAATTGAAGACGACGAGTTAA